In Clarias gariepinus isolate MV-2021 ecotype Netherlands chromosome 1, CGAR_prim_01v2, whole genome shotgun sequence, one DNA window encodes the following:
- the mier1b gene encoding mesoderm induction early response protein 1b isoform X1, translated as MAESSLGNSSPGVSVGSDSVDLEQSGERVNEFEDERTSEDEELTRDTPFTTEIEELTRSEMPIQELRSLYGYEASGSPEEEEEEEEEEEEEEGDVEEEEDEDDEVEEVDNDESSRSTGELKRNKDECVKSVSQGVDSQTGGEGRSLSAKELLRSPNCRYFNNNEVDEESEEDEDYVPSEDWKKEIMVGSMYQAETPSGLCKYKENERVYENDDQLLWNPEFLPEHTVVEFLTEACKRTGDETGVDAIPEGSHIRDSEQALYELVKCDFDTEEALRRLRFNVKATREELSVWTEEECRHFEQGLKAYGKDFHLIQANKVRTRSVGECVAFYYMWKKSERYDFFAQQTRLGKRKYNLHPGVTDYMDRLLDETESAASSRAATPPTSINQSDRSDGSTHNGLGVHGSAPSTDTDGRHENPQSDGTDSNGCERNGTLKRPQDSQSVERPGKKCRTESDPPVHTETNSSEVKEN; from the exons TCCTCCTTGGGGAACTCAAGCCCAG GAGTGTCCGTGGGATCAGACAGTGTGGATCTGGAGCAGTCAGGAGAGAGGGTGAATGAATTTGAGGACGAGCGCACGAGTGAGGACGAGGAGCTGACCAGAGACACCCCCTTCACCACTGAGATCGAGGAACTCACacgg AGCGAGATGCCGATCCAGGAGCTGCGCAGTCTGTACGGGTACGAGGCCTCCGGCTCCcccgaggaagaggaggaggaagaagaggaggaggaggaggaggaaggcgacgtcgaggaggaggaggatgaagatgatgaagTGGAGGAGGTGGATAATGATGAGAGCAGCAGGAGCACTGGGGAGCTAAAGAGGAACAAG gATGAGTGTGTAAAGAGTGTGTCTCAAGGTGTGGACAGTCAGACTGGTGGTGAGGGTCGTTCTCTCTCTGCTAAAGAACTCCTCCGCTCTCCAAACTGCAGATACTTCAACA ATAATGAAGTGGATGAGGAGTCTGAGGAGGACGAGGACTACGTTCCCTCAGAGGACTGGAAAAAA gagATCATGGTGGGATCGATGTATCAAGCCGAAACTCCTTCAGGACTctgtaaatataaagaaaatgaacgag TGTACGAGAACGACGACCAGCTGCTGTGGAACCCGGAGTTCCTGCCCGAGCACACGGTGGTGGAGTTCCTGACGGAGGCGTGTAAACGCACCGGGGACGAGACCGGGGTCGACGCCATACCCGAGGGCTCGCACATCAGAGACAGCGAACAG gcattGTATGAATTGGTGAAGTGTGACTTTGACACAGAAGAAgctctgagaagactgagattTAACGTTAAAGCGACCCGAG aagagctctcagtgtgGACGGAGGAGGAGTGTCGACACTTCGAACAGGGCCTGAAGGCGTACGGGAAAGATTTCCACCTCATCCAGGCCAACAAG GTCAGGACGCGGTCCGTGGGCGAGTGCGTGGCCTTCTACTACATGTGGAAGAAATCCGAGCGGTACGACTTCTTTGCTCAGCAAACGCGCCTCGGCAAGAGGAAGTACAACCTGCACCCGGGCGTCAC ggaTTATATGGATCGTCTGTTGGATGAAACAGAGAGCGCAGCGTCAAGTCGAGcagccacgccccctacctcTATTAACCAATCAGACAGAAGCGATGGCTCCACCCACAATG GTCTCGGTGTACACGGCTCCGCCCCCAGCACGGACACGGACGGCAGACACGAAAACCCGCAGTCAGACGGCACCGATTCCAACGGGTGTGAGCGAAACGGGACGCTTAAGCGTCCTCAGGACAGCCAGAGCGTGGAGCGGCCGGGTAAAAAGTGCAGAACTGAGTCGGACCCACCTGTCCACACGGAAACAAACTCGTCTGAGGTGAAGGAGAACTGA
- the mier1b gene encoding mesoderm induction early response protein 1b isoform X2 gives MPIQELRSLYGYEASGSPEEEEEEEEEEEEEEGDVEEEEDEDDEVEEVDNDESSRSTGELKRNKDECVKSVSQGVDSQTGGEGRSLSAKELLRSPNCRYFNNNEVDEESEEDEDYVPSEDWKKEIMVGSMYQAETPSGLCKYKENERVYENDDQLLWNPEFLPEHTVVEFLTEACKRTGDETGVDAIPEGSHIRDSEQALYELVKCDFDTEEALRRLRFNVKATREELSVWTEEECRHFEQGLKAYGKDFHLIQANKVRTRSVGECVAFYYMWKKSERYDFFAQQTRLGKRKYNLHPGVTDYMDRLLDETESAASSRAATPPTSINQSDRSDGSTHNGLGVHGSAPSTDTDGRHENPQSDGTDSNGCERNGTLKRPQDSQSVERPGKKCRTESDPPVHTETNSSEVKEN, from the exons ATGCCGATCCAGGAGCTGCGCAGTCTGTACGGGTACGAGGCCTCCGGCTCCcccgaggaagaggaggaggaagaagaggaggaggaggaggaggaaggcgacgtcgaggaggaggaggatgaagatgatgaagTGGAGGAGGTGGATAATGATGAGAGCAGCAGGAGCACTGGGGAGCTAAAGAGGAACAAG gATGAGTGTGTAAAGAGTGTGTCTCAAGGTGTGGACAGTCAGACTGGTGGTGAGGGTCGTTCTCTCTCTGCTAAAGAACTCCTCCGCTCTCCAAACTGCAGATACTTCAACA ATAATGAAGTGGATGAGGAGTCTGAGGAGGACGAGGACTACGTTCCCTCAGAGGACTGGAAAAAA gagATCATGGTGGGATCGATGTATCAAGCCGAAACTCCTTCAGGACTctgtaaatataaagaaaatgaacgag TGTACGAGAACGACGACCAGCTGCTGTGGAACCCGGAGTTCCTGCCCGAGCACACGGTGGTGGAGTTCCTGACGGAGGCGTGTAAACGCACCGGGGACGAGACCGGGGTCGACGCCATACCCGAGGGCTCGCACATCAGAGACAGCGAACAG gcattGTATGAATTGGTGAAGTGTGACTTTGACACAGAAGAAgctctgagaagactgagattTAACGTTAAAGCGACCCGAG aagagctctcagtgtgGACGGAGGAGGAGTGTCGACACTTCGAACAGGGCCTGAAGGCGTACGGGAAAGATTTCCACCTCATCCAGGCCAACAAG GTCAGGACGCGGTCCGTGGGCGAGTGCGTGGCCTTCTACTACATGTGGAAGAAATCCGAGCGGTACGACTTCTTTGCTCAGCAAACGCGCCTCGGCAAGAGGAAGTACAACCTGCACCCGGGCGTCAC ggaTTATATGGATCGTCTGTTGGATGAAACAGAGAGCGCAGCGTCAAGTCGAGcagccacgccccctacctcTATTAACCAATCAGACAGAAGCGATGGCTCCACCCACAATG GTCTCGGTGTACACGGCTCCGCCCCCAGCACGGACACGGACGGCAGACACGAAAACCCGCAGTCAGACGGCACCGATTCCAACGGGTGTGAGCGAAACGGGACGCTTAAGCGTCCTCAGGACAGCCAGAGCGTGGAGCGGCCGGGTAAAAAGTGCAGAACTGAGTCGGACCCACCTGTCCACACGGAAACAAACTCGTCTGAGGTGAAGGAGAACTGA